Proteins encoded by one window of Lasioglossum baleicum chromosome 4, iyLasBale1, whole genome shotgun sequence:
- the LOC143208221 gene encoding sodium-coupled monocarboxylate transporter 2 isoform X1, translating to MADANDPTHKTLDLIDCAVFAGMLGISAIIGVYHAYKSRKSTDAVREYLVGGQNMSIFPISMSLIASYISGISILGLPAEMYVYGTQFWCVVIADSFVSLTMAFVYLPVFYGLGITSSYEVLALGLSSPVSPRENSKTVLRLSVLEAEIQRRRSSDGLRDISDQNGEYSPSAAPQIRIQGKFVATAIIHPTGDIRSGAGFQSSDWHQSARDRPVGQHGLHILHDPGKKCARQSRSIEQSLYRCNALSRNRVLQGGLKAVVWTDAVQTIVMFGGVVLVAVYGTIRVGGIDFVWEKNRETNRIEFFNFDMDPTTRHTFWSVVIGNYLNWLATCSVNQAMVQRCLSMPNLKMANATIVIMAIGIITIVSLNCYTGLVLFAAFHDCDPVKTKQIGKSDQLLPFFVMELAASIPGLPGLFVACVFSAALSTMSTGLNSMAGVIFEDMIRPYLRGPVSDVAASRTMKATVVVIGAICVGLVFLVEKLGGLIQAGKSLSGITAGPLLGMFTLGMFFPSANSAVSQSIAQFPHRRSLHLCVIDSLSLLYPSISRSLSLFVSVFPVVPRQGAIVGGLLGLNLVAWISFGTQAAISTGEIVFPQKPVSIEGCSESLKNRAGNSTLIIDPTIQEHPFLLYRMSYLWYTWVGFLTAILVGLLVSWITGSNRRKPGDEKLYTPMIRRFLRSTVIAGAENQQDVTKLEKLEMNATGNRVTRNPP from the exons ATGGCCGACGCCAACGATCCGACGCACAAGACGTTGGACTTGATCGATTGCGCGGTGTTCGCGGGAATGCTGGGAATCTCCGCGATCATCGGAGTCTATCACGCGTACAAATCGAGAAAAAGTACCGACGCTGTCCGCGAGTACCTGGTGGGTGGACAAAACATGTCCATCTTCCCCATAAGCATGTCTCTGATCGCCAG TTACATATCGGGAATATCGATCCTCGGTCTACCCGCCGAGATGTACGTATACGGCACGCAATTTTGGTGCGTGGTGATCGCCGACTCGTTCGTCTCCTTGACGATGGCCTTTGTCTATCTGCCCGTGTTCTACGGCCTCGGGATCACTTCTTCGTACGAGGTACTTGCACTAGGATTATCCAGTCCCGTTTCACCGCGCGAAAACTCGAAAACCGTACTTCGGCTTTCAGTACTTGAAGCTGAGATTCAACGGCGGCGTTCGTCTGATGGGCTCCGCGATATTTCTGATCAAAATGGTGAGTATAGTCCGAGCGCGGCTCCGCAGATCCGAATTCAAGGAAAGTTTGTTGCCACAGCTATTATACATCCCACTGGTGATATACGTTCCGGCGCTGGCTTTCAATCAAGTGACTGGCATCAATCTGCACGCGATCGCCCTGTTGGTCAGCATGGTTTGCATATTTTACACGACCCTGGTAAGAAGTGCGCGAGACAAAGTCGATCAATCGAACAGTCGCTGTATCGCTGTAACGCTCTGTCGCGAAACCGCGTGTTGCAGGGCGGCCTCAAAGCTGTCGTCTGGACGGACGCTGTTCAGACTATCGTGATGTTCGGAGGTGTGGTCCTCGTTGCGGTTTACGGAACGATTCGAGTAGGCGGGATCGATTTCGTCTGGGAGAAAAATCGCGAAACCAACAGAATCGAGTTTTTCAA CTTCGATATGGATCCGACGACGAGACACACCTTCTGGTCGGTGGTTATTGGCAACTACTTGAACTGGTTGGCGACCTGTTCGGTAAACCAGGCGATGGTCCAGCGATGCTTGTCGATGCCGAACCTGAAAATGGCAAACGC AACAATCGTGATTATGGCGATCGGCATAATAACCATCGTCTCGTTGAATTGCTACACCGGTCTGGTCCTGTTTGCTGCGTTTCACGATTGCGACCCCGTCAAAACCAAG CAAATAGGTAAATCGGATCAGCTGTTGCCTTTCTTCGTAATGGAATTGGCCGCCTCTATTCCTGGTTTGCCGGGCCTGTTCGTCGCTTGCGTGTTCAGCGCCGCCCTCAG CACCATGTCTACCGGCTTAAACTCCATGGCCGGAGTGATATTCGAAGACATGATAAGGCCTTACCTGCGTGGTCCCGTCTCGGACGTTGCTGCCAGCCGAACGATGAAAGCCACGGTGGTCGTGATCGGCGCCATTTGCGTTGGTTTGGTCTTCCTCGTCGAGAAACTCGGGGGTCTGATTCAG GCTGGCAAGAGTTTGTCGGGCATCACGGCGGGACCATTGCTCGGAATGTTCACCCTGGGCATGTTCTTCCCGAGCGCCAACTCCGCGGTAAGCCAATCGATCGCCCAATTCCCTCATAGACGTAGTTTGCATCTGTGCGTTATCGATTCTCTGTCTCTCCTGTATCCGTCTATctcgcgttctctctctctctttgtatcTGTGTTTCCGGTTGTTCCGCGACAGGGAGCAATAGTCGGTGGTCTTCTGGGTTTGAATCTGGTCGCCTGGATCTCGTTCGGTACTCAAGCAGCCATTTCCACCGGAGAGATCGTGTTTCCCCAGAAGCCGGTGTCGATCGAAGGATGCTCGGAATCGCTGAAGAATCGCGCCGGCAATTCCACGTTGATCATTGATCCCACGATCCA GGAACACCCGTTTCTCCTCTACAGAATGTCGTACCTCTGGTACACGTGGGTCGGATTTCTGACCGCGATTCTGGTCGGCTTGCTCGTCTCGTGGATCACCGGATCGAACCGACGCAAACCTGGAGACGAGAAATTGTACACGCCGATGATACGCCGTTTTCTGCGGTCCACAGTCATCGCGGGCGCCGAAAATCAACAG GATGTCACGAAACTGGAGAAGCTCGAAATGAATGCGACGGGGAACCGAGTAACGCGGAATCCTCCGTAG
- the LOC143208221 gene encoding sodium-coupled monocarboxylate transporter 2 isoform X3, with translation MADANDPTHKTLDLIDCAVFAGMLGISAIIGVYHAYKSRKSTDAVREYLVGGQNMSIFPISMSLIASYISGISILGLPAEMYVYGTQFWCVVIADSFVSLTMAFVYLPVFYGLGITSSYEVLALGLSSPVSPRENSKTVLRLSVLEAEIQRRRSSDGLRDISDQNGEYSPSAAPQIRIQGKFVATAIIHPTGDIRSGAGFQSSDWHQSARDRPVGQHGLHILHDPGKKCARQSRSIEQSLYRCNALSRNRVLQGGLKAVVWTDAVQTIVMFGGVVLVAVYGTIRVGGIDFVWEKNRETNRIEFFNFDMDPTTRHTFWSVVIGNYLNWLATCSVNQAMVQRCLSMPNLKMANATIVIMAIGIITIVSLNCYTGLVLFAAFHDCDPVKTKQIGKSDQLLPFFVMELAASIPGLPGLFVACVFSAALSTMSTGLNSMAGVIFEDMIRPYLRGPVSDVAASRTMKATVVVIGAICVGLVFLVEKLGGLIQAGKSLSGITAGPLLGMFTLGMFFPSANSAGAIVGGLLGLNLVAWISFGTQAAISTGEIVFPQKPVSIEGCSESLKNRAGNSTLIIDPTIQEHPFLLYRMSYLWYTWVGFLTAILVGLLVSWITGSNRRKPGDEKLYTPMIRRFLRSTVIAGAENQQDVTKLEKLEMNATGNRVTRNPP, from the exons ATGGCCGACGCCAACGATCCGACGCACAAGACGTTGGACTTGATCGATTGCGCGGTGTTCGCGGGAATGCTGGGAATCTCCGCGATCATCGGAGTCTATCACGCGTACAAATCGAGAAAAAGTACCGACGCTGTCCGCGAGTACCTGGTGGGTGGACAAAACATGTCCATCTTCCCCATAAGCATGTCTCTGATCGCCAG TTACATATCGGGAATATCGATCCTCGGTCTACCCGCCGAGATGTACGTATACGGCACGCAATTTTGGTGCGTGGTGATCGCCGACTCGTTCGTCTCCTTGACGATGGCCTTTGTCTATCTGCCCGTGTTCTACGGCCTCGGGATCACTTCTTCGTACGAGGTACTTGCACTAGGATTATCCAGTCCCGTTTCACCGCGCGAAAACTCGAAAACCGTACTTCGGCTTTCAGTACTTGAAGCTGAGATTCAACGGCGGCGTTCGTCTGATGGGCTCCGCGATATTTCTGATCAAAATGGTGAGTATAGTCCGAGCGCGGCTCCGCAGATCCGAATTCAAGGAAAGTTTGTTGCCACAGCTATTATACATCCCACTGGTGATATACGTTCCGGCGCTGGCTTTCAATCAAGTGACTGGCATCAATCTGCACGCGATCGCCCTGTTGGTCAGCATGGTTTGCATATTTTACACGACCCTGGTAAGAAGTGCGCGAGACAAAGTCGATCAATCGAACAGTCGCTGTATCGCTGTAACGCTCTGTCGCGAAACCGCGTGTTGCAGGGCGGCCTCAAAGCTGTCGTCTGGACGGACGCTGTTCAGACTATCGTGATGTTCGGAGGTGTGGTCCTCGTTGCGGTTTACGGAACGATTCGAGTAGGCGGGATCGATTTCGTCTGGGAGAAAAATCGCGAAACCAACAGAATCGAGTTTTTCAA CTTCGATATGGATCCGACGACGAGACACACCTTCTGGTCGGTGGTTATTGGCAACTACTTGAACTGGTTGGCGACCTGTTCGGTAAACCAGGCGATGGTCCAGCGATGCTTGTCGATGCCGAACCTGAAAATGGCAAACGC AACAATCGTGATTATGGCGATCGGCATAATAACCATCGTCTCGTTGAATTGCTACACCGGTCTGGTCCTGTTTGCTGCGTTTCACGATTGCGACCCCGTCAAAACCAAG CAAATAGGTAAATCGGATCAGCTGTTGCCTTTCTTCGTAATGGAATTGGCCGCCTCTATTCCTGGTTTGCCGGGCCTGTTCGTCGCTTGCGTGTTCAGCGCCGCCCTCAG CACCATGTCTACCGGCTTAAACTCCATGGCCGGAGTGATATTCGAAGACATGATAAGGCCTTACCTGCGTGGTCCCGTCTCGGACGTTGCTGCCAGCCGAACGATGAAAGCCACGGTGGTCGTGATCGGCGCCATTTGCGTTGGTTTGGTCTTCCTCGTCGAGAAACTCGGGGGTCTGATTCAG GCTGGCAAGAGTTTGTCGGGCATCACGGCGGGACCATTGCTCGGAATGTTCACCCTGGGCATGTTCTTCCCGAGCGCCAACTCCGCG GGAGCAATAGTCGGTGGTCTTCTGGGTTTGAATCTGGTCGCCTGGATCTCGTTCGGTACTCAAGCAGCCATTTCCACCGGAGAGATCGTGTTTCCCCAGAAGCCGGTGTCGATCGAAGGATGCTCGGAATCGCTGAAGAATCGCGCCGGCAATTCCACGTTGATCATTGATCCCACGATCCA GGAACACCCGTTTCTCCTCTACAGAATGTCGTACCTCTGGTACACGTGGGTCGGATTTCTGACCGCGATTCTGGTCGGCTTGCTCGTCTCGTGGATCACCGGATCGAACCGACGCAAACCTGGAGACGAGAAATTGTACACGCCGATGATACGCCGTTTTCTGCGGTCCACAGTCATCGCGGGCGCCGAAAATCAACAG GATGTCACGAAACTGGAGAAGCTCGAAATGAATGCGACGGGGAACCGAGTAACGCGGAATCCTCCGTAG
- the LOC143208221 gene encoding sodium-coupled monocarboxylate transporter 2 isoform X2: MADANDPTHKTLDLIDCAVFAGMLGISAIIGVYHAYKSRKSTDAVREYLVGGQNMSIFPISMSLIASYISGISILGLPAEMYVYGTQFWCVVIADSFVSLTMAFVYLPVFYGLGITSSYEVLALGLSSPVSPRENSKTVLRLSVLEAEIQRRRSSDGLRDISDQNAIIHPTGDIRSGAGFQSSDWHQSARDRPVGQHGLHILHDPGKKCARQSRSIEQSLYRCNALSRNRVLQGGLKAVVWTDAVQTIVMFGGVVLVAVYGTIRVGGIDFVWEKNRETNRIEFFNFDMDPTTRHTFWSVVIGNYLNWLATCSVNQAMVQRCLSMPNLKMANATIVIMAIGIITIVSLNCYTGLVLFAAFHDCDPVKTKQIGKSDQLLPFFVMELAASIPGLPGLFVACVFSAALSTMSTGLNSMAGVIFEDMIRPYLRGPVSDVAASRTMKATVVVIGAICVGLVFLVEKLGGLIQAGKSLSGITAGPLLGMFTLGMFFPSANSAVSQSIAQFPHRRSLHLCVIDSLSLLYPSISRSLSLFVSVFPVVPRQGAIVGGLLGLNLVAWISFGTQAAISTGEIVFPQKPVSIEGCSESLKNRAGNSTLIIDPTIQEHPFLLYRMSYLWYTWVGFLTAILVGLLVSWITGSNRRKPGDEKLYTPMIRRFLRSTVIAGAENQQDVTKLEKLEMNATGNRVTRNPP, from the exons ATGGCCGACGCCAACGATCCGACGCACAAGACGTTGGACTTGATCGATTGCGCGGTGTTCGCGGGAATGCTGGGAATCTCCGCGATCATCGGAGTCTATCACGCGTACAAATCGAGAAAAAGTACCGACGCTGTCCGCGAGTACCTGGTGGGTGGACAAAACATGTCCATCTTCCCCATAAGCATGTCTCTGATCGCCAG TTACATATCGGGAATATCGATCCTCGGTCTACCCGCCGAGATGTACGTATACGGCACGCAATTTTGGTGCGTGGTGATCGCCGACTCGTTCGTCTCCTTGACGATGGCCTTTGTCTATCTGCCCGTGTTCTACGGCCTCGGGATCACTTCTTCGTACGAGGTACTTGCACTAGGATTATCCAGTCCCGTTTCACCGCGCGAAAACTCGAAAACCGTACTTCGGCTTTCAGTACTTGAAGCTGAGATTCAACGGCGGCGTTCGTCTGATGGGCTCCGCGATATTTCTGATCAAAATG CTATTATACATCCCACTGGTGATATACGTTCCGGCGCTGGCTTTCAATCAAGTGACTGGCATCAATCTGCACGCGATCGCCCTGTTGGTCAGCATGGTTTGCATATTTTACACGACCCTGGTAAGAAGTGCGCGAGACAAAGTCGATCAATCGAACAGTCGCTGTATCGCTGTAACGCTCTGTCGCGAAACCGCGTGTTGCAGGGCGGCCTCAAAGCTGTCGTCTGGACGGACGCTGTTCAGACTATCGTGATGTTCGGAGGTGTGGTCCTCGTTGCGGTTTACGGAACGATTCGAGTAGGCGGGATCGATTTCGTCTGGGAGAAAAATCGCGAAACCAACAGAATCGAGTTTTTCAA CTTCGATATGGATCCGACGACGAGACACACCTTCTGGTCGGTGGTTATTGGCAACTACTTGAACTGGTTGGCGACCTGTTCGGTAAACCAGGCGATGGTCCAGCGATGCTTGTCGATGCCGAACCTGAAAATGGCAAACGC AACAATCGTGATTATGGCGATCGGCATAATAACCATCGTCTCGTTGAATTGCTACACCGGTCTGGTCCTGTTTGCTGCGTTTCACGATTGCGACCCCGTCAAAACCAAG CAAATAGGTAAATCGGATCAGCTGTTGCCTTTCTTCGTAATGGAATTGGCCGCCTCTATTCCTGGTTTGCCGGGCCTGTTCGTCGCTTGCGTGTTCAGCGCCGCCCTCAG CACCATGTCTACCGGCTTAAACTCCATGGCCGGAGTGATATTCGAAGACATGATAAGGCCTTACCTGCGTGGTCCCGTCTCGGACGTTGCTGCCAGCCGAACGATGAAAGCCACGGTGGTCGTGATCGGCGCCATTTGCGTTGGTTTGGTCTTCCTCGTCGAGAAACTCGGGGGTCTGATTCAG GCTGGCAAGAGTTTGTCGGGCATCACGGCGGGACCATTGCTCGGAATGTTCACCCTGGGCATGTTCTTCCCGAGCGCCAACTCCGCGGTAAGCCAATCGATCGCCCAATTCCCTCATAGACGTAGTTTGCATCTGTGCGTTATCGATTCTCTGTCTCTCCTGTATCCGTCTATctcgcgttctctctctctctttgtatcTGTGTTTCCGGTTGTTCCGCGACAGGGAGCAATAGTCGGTGGTCTTCTGGGTTTGAATCTGGTCGCCTGGATCTCGTTCGGTACTCAAGCAGCCATTTCCACCGGAGAGATCGTGTTTCCCCAGAAGCCGGTGTCGATCGAAGGATGCTCGGAATCGCTGAAGAATCGCGCCGGCAATTCCACGTTGATCATTGATCCCACGATCCA GGAACACCCGTTTCTCCTCTACAGAATGTCGTACCTCTGGTACACGTGGGTCGGATTTCTGACCGCGATTCTGGTCGGCTTGCTCGTCTCGTGGATCACCGGATCGAACCGACGCAAACCTGGAGACGAGAAATTGTACACGCCGATGATACGCCGTTTTCTGCGGTCCACAGTCATCGCGGGCGCCGAAAATCAACAG GATGTCACGAAACTGGAGAAGCTCGAAATGAATGCGACGGGGAACCGAGTAACGCGGAATCCTCCGTAG
- the LOC143208221 gene encoding sodium-coupled monocarboxylate transporter 1 isoform X4, with the protein MADANDPTHKTLDLIDCAVFAGMLGISAIIGVYHAYKSRKSTDAVREYLVGGQNMSIFPISMSLIASYISGISILGLPAEMYVYGTQFWCVVIADSFVSLTMAFVYLPVFYGLGITSSYEYLKLRFNGGVRLMGSAIFLIKMVSIVRARLRRSEFKESLLPQLLYIPLVIYVPALAFNQVTGINLHAIALLVSMVCIFYTTLGGLKAVVWTDAVQTIVMFGGVVLVAVYGTIRVGGIDFVWEKNRETNRIEFFNFDMDPTTRHTFWSVVIGNYLNWLATCSVNQAMVQRCLSMPNLKMANATIVIMAIGIITIVSLNCYTGLVLFAAFHDCDPVKTKQIGKSDQLLPFFVMELAASIPGLPGLFVACVFSAALSTMSTGLNSMAGVIFEDMIRPYLRGPVSDVAASRTMKATVVVIGAICVGLVFLVEKLGGLIQAGKSLSGITAGPLLGMFTLGMFFPSANSAVSQSIAQFPHRRSLHLCVIDSLSLLYPSISRSLSLFVSVFPVVPRQGAIVGGLLGLNLVAWISFGTQAAISTGEIVFPQKPVSIEGCSESLKNRAGNSTLIIDPTIQEHPFLLYRMSYLWYTWVGFLTAILVGLLVSWITGSNRRKPGDEKLYTPMIRRFLRSTVIAGAENQQDVTKLEKLEMNATGNRVTRNPP; encoded by the exons ATGGCCGACGCCAACGATCCGACGCACAAGACGTTGGACTTGATCGATTGCGCGGTGTTCGCGGGAATGCTGGGAATCTCCGCGATCATCGGAGTCTATCACGCGTACAAATCGAGAAAAAGTACCGACGCTGTCCGCGAGTACCTGGTGGGTGGACAAAACATGTCCATCTTCCCCATAAGCATGTCTCTGATCGCCAG TTACATATCGGGAATATCGATCCTCGGTCTACCCGCCGAGATGTACGTATACGGCACGCAATTTTGGTGCGTGGTGATCGCCGACTCGTTCGTCTCCTTGACGATGGCCTTTGTCTATCTGCCCGTGTTCTACGGCCTCGGGATCACTTCTTCGTACGAG TACTTGAAGCTGAGATTCAACGGCGGCGTTCGTCTGATGGGCTCCGCGATATTTCTGATCAAAATGGTGAGTATAGTCCGAGCGCGGCTCCGCAGATCCGAATTCAAGGAAAGTTTGTTGCCACAGCTATTATACATCCCACTGGTGATATACGTTCCGGCGCTGGCTTTCAATCAAGTGACTGGCATCAATCTGCACGCGATCGCCCTGTTGGTCAGCATGGTTTGCATATTTTACACGACCCTG GGCGGCCTCAAAGCTGTCGTCTGGACGGACGCTGTTCAGACTATCGTGATGTTCGGAGGTGTGGTCCTCGTTGCGGTTTACGGAACGATTCGAGTAGGCGGGATCGATTTCGTCTGGGAGAAAAATCGCGAAACCAACAGAATCGAGTTTTTCAA CTTCGATATGGATCCGACGACGAGACACACCTTCTGGTCGGTGGTTATTGGCAACTACTTGAACTGGTTGGCGACCTGTTCGGTAAACCAGGCGATGGTCCAGCGATGCTTGTCGATGCCGAACCTGAAAATGGCAAACGC AACAATCGTGATTATGGCGATCGGCATAATAACCATCGTCTCGTTGAATTGCTACACCGGTCTGGTCCTGTTTGCTGCGTTTCACGATTGCGACCCCGTCAAAACCAAG CAAATAGGTAAATCGGATCAGCTGTTGCCTTTCTTCGTAATGGAATTGGCCGCCTCTATTCCTGGTTTGCCGGGCCTGTTCGTCGCTTGCGTGTTCAGCGCCGCCCTCAG CACCATGTCTACCGGCTTAAACTCCATGGCCGGAGTGATATTCGAAGACATGATAAGGCCTTACCTGCGTGGTCCCGTCTCGGACGTTGCTGCCAGCCGAACGATGAAAGCCACGGTGGTCGTGATCGGCGCCATTTGCGTTGGTTTGGTCTTCCTCGTCGAGAAACTCGGGGGTCTGATTCAG GCTGGCAAGAGTTTGTCGGGCATCACGGCGGGACCATTGCTCGGAATGTTCACCCTGGGCATGTTCTTCCCGAGCGCCAACTCCGCGGTAAGCCAATCGATCGCCCAATTCCCTCATAGACGTAGTTTGCATCTGTGCGTTATCGATTCTCTGTCTCTCCTGTATCCGTCTATctcgcgttctctctctctctttgtatcTGTGTTTCCGGTTGTTCCGCGACAGGGAGCAATAGTCGGTGGTCTTCTGGGTTTGAATCTGGTCGCCTGGATCTCGTTCGGTACTCAAGCAGCCATTTCCACCGGAGAGATCGTGTTTCCCCAGAAGCCGGTGTCGATCGAAGGATGCTCGGAATCGCTGAAGAATCGCGCCGGCAATTCCACGTTGATCATTGATCCCACGATCCA GGAACACCCGTTTCTCCTCTACAGAATGTCGTACCTCTGGTACACGTGGGTCGGATTTCTGACCGCGATTCTGGTCGGCTTGCTCGTCTCGTGGATCACCGGATCGAACCGACGCAAACCTGGAGACGAGAAATTGTACACGCCGATGATACGCCGTTTTCTGCGGTCCACAGTCATCGCGGGCGCCGAAAATCAACAG GATGTCACGAAACTGGAGAAGCTCGAAATGAATGCGACGGGGAACCGAGTAACGCGGAATCCTCCGTAG
- the LOC143208221 gene encoding sodium-coupled monocarboxylate transporter 1 isoform X5 — protein sequence MADANDPTHKTLDLIDCAVFAGMLGISAIIGVYHAYKSRKSTDAVREYLVGGQNMSIFPISMSLIASYISGISILGLPAEMYVYGTQFWCVVIADSFVSLTMAFVYLPVFYGLGITSSYEYLKLRFNGGVRLMGSAIFLIKMLLYIPLVIYVPALAFNQVTGINLHAIALLVSMVCIFYTTLGGLKAVVWTDAVQTIVMFGGVVLVAVYGTIRVGGIDFVWEKNRETNRIEFFNFDMDPTTRHTFWSVVIGNYLNWLATCSVNQAMVQRCLSMPNLKMANATIVIMAIGIITIVSLNCYTGLVLFAAFHDCDPVKTKQIGKSDQLLPFFVMELAASIPGLPGLFVACVFSAALSTMSTGLNSMAGVIFEDMIRPYLRGPVSDVAASRTMKATVVVIGAICVGLVFLVEKLGGLIQAGKSLSGITAGPLLGMFTLGMFFPSANSAVSQSIAQFPHRRSLHLCVIDSLSLLYPSISRSLSLFVSVFPVVPRQGAIVGGLLGLNLVAWISFGTQAAISTGEIVFPQKPVSIEGCSESLKNRAGNSTLIIDPTIQEHPFLLYRMSYLWYTWVGFLTAILVGLLVSWITGSNRRKPGDEKLYTPMIRRFLRSTVIAGAENQQDVTKLEKLEMNATGNRVTRNPP from the exons ATGGCCGACGCCAACGATCCGACGCACAAGACGTTGGACTTGATCGATTGCGCGGTGTTCGCGGGAATGCTGGGAATCTCCGCGATCATCGGAGTCTATCACGCGTACAAATCGAGAAAAAGTACCGACGCTGTCCGCGAGTACCTGGTGGGTGGACAAAACATGTCCATCTTCCCCATAAGCATGTCTCTGATCGCCAG TTACATATCGGGAATATCGATCCTCGGTCTACCCGCCGAGATGTACGTATACGGCACGCAATTTTGGTGCGTGGTGATCGCCGACTCGTTCGTCTCCTTGACGATGGCCTTTGTCTATCTGCCCGTGTTCTACGGCCTCGGGATCACTTCTTCGTACGAG TACTTGAAGCTGAGATTCAACGGCGGCGTTCGTCTGATGGGCTCCGCGATATTTCTGATCAAAATG CTATTATACATCCCACTGGTGATATACGTTCCGGCGCTGGCTTTCAATCAAGTGACTGGCATCAATCTGCACGCGATCGCCCTGTTGGTCAGCATGGTTTGCATATTTTACACGACCCTG GGCGGCCTCAAAGCTGTCGTCTGGACGGACGCTGTTCAGACTATCGTGATGTTCGGAGGTGTGGTCCTCGTTGCGGTTTACGGAACGATTCGAGTAGGCGGGATCGATTTCGTCTGGGAGAAAAATCGCGAAACCAACAGAATCGAGTTTTTCAA CTTCGATATGGATCCGACGACGAGACACACCTTCTGGTCGGTGGTTATTGGCAACTACTTGAACTGGTTGGCGACCTGTTCGGTAAACCAGGCGATGGTCCAGCGATGCTTGTCGATGCCGAACCTGAAAATGGCAAACGC AACAATCGTGATTATGGCGATCGGCATAATAACCATCGTCTCGTTGAATTGCTACACCGGTCTGGTCCTGTTTGCTGCGTTTCACGATTGCGACCCCGTCAAAACCAAG CAAATAGGTAAATCGGATCAGCTGTTGCCTTTCTTCGTAATGGAATTGGCCGCCTCTATTCCTGGTTTGCCGGGCCTGTTCGTCGCTTGCGTGTTCAGCGCCGCCCTCAG CACCATGTCTACCGGCTTAAACTCCATGGCCGGAGTGATATTCGAAGACATGATAAGGCCTTACCTGCGTGGTCCCGTCTCGGACGTTGCTGCCAGCCGAACGATGAAAGCCACGGTGGTCGTGATCGGCGCCATTTGCGTTGGTTTGGTCTTCCTCGTCGAGAAACTCGGGGGTCTGATTCAG GCTGGCAAGAGTTTGTCGGGCATCACGGCGGGACCATTGCTCGGAATGTTCACCCTGGGCATGTTCTTCCCGAGCGCCAACTCCGCGGTAAGCCAATCGATCGCCCAATTCCCTCATAGACGTAGTTTGCATCTGTGCGTTATCGATTCTCTGTCTCTCCTGTATCCGTCTATctcgcgttctctctctctctttgtatcTGTGTTTCCGGTTGTTCCGCGACAGGGAGCAATAGTCGGTGGTCTTCTGGGTTTGAATCTGGTCGCCTGGATCTCGTTCGGTACTCAAGCAGCCATTTCCACCGGAGAGATCGTGTTTCCCCAGAAGCCGGTGTCGATCGAAGGATGCTCGGAATCGCTGAAGAATCGCGCCGGCAATTCCACGTTGATCATTGATCCCACGATCCA GGAACACCCGTTTCTCCTCTACAGAATGTCGTACCTCTGGTACACGTGGGTCGGATTTCTGACCGCGATTCTGGTCGGCTTGCTCGTCTCGTGGATCACCGGATCGAACCGACGCAAACCTGGAGACGAGAAATTGTACACGCCGATGATACGCCGTTTTCTGCGGTCCACAGTCATCGCGGGCGCCGAAAATCAACAG GATGTCACGAAACTGGAGAAGCTCGAAATGAATGCGACGGGGAACCGAGTAACGCGGAATCCTCCGTAG